A genomic region of Rhipicephalus sanguineus isolate Rsan-2018 chromosome 1, BIME_Rsan_1.4, whole genome shotgun sequence contains the following coding sequences:
- the LOC119407071 gene encoding uncharacterized protein C18orf19 homolog B has product MSSTLSLLWRIEVSSCRLPRLLYFKQIPLQKTGRLLPYLQWHKAYIKHSAFGCGVTSARPSFLIPTCTSKYCTKSDTRADFKRDARPLEGSADQKQDEVVEEKLNIFQRYKKMFKEYWYVMLPVHIATSIVWFGSFFYLATCGVDVVPIMEYLGLPESIISPLRKSGLNYIATASAMYKLATPARYTVTLGGTSIAIRILVKRGLIKPMPTGGQLRQMLRDKMKPQ; this is encoded by the exons ATGTCGTCAACTCTTAGTTTATTGTGGAGAATCGAAGTTTCGTCTTGCAGACTGCCTCGGCTGTTATATTTTAAGCAGATCCCCTTGCAGAAGACCGGCCGGTTACTTCCCT ATTTGCAATGGCACAAGGCATACATCAAACACTCTGCATTTGGATGCGGTGTCACATCAGCAAGGCCATCGTTCCTCATCCCCACATGTACTTCAAAGTACTGCACCAAGTCGGACACGAGAGCTGACTTTAAAAGAGATGCGAGGCCGCTGGAAGGCAGTGCTGATCAAAAACAGGATGAAGTTGTGGAAGAAAAATTAAATATATTTCAGCGGTACAAGAAAATGTTCAAAGAATACTGGTATGTCATGTTGCCCGTGCACATTGCAACATCGATCGTCTGGTTTGGCTCGTTCTTCTACTTGGCAACATG CGGTGTCGATGTTGTTCCAATCATGGAATATCTGGGGCTGCCCGAGTCTATCATCAGTCCTTTGCGGAAGTCGGGTCTGAACTACATTGCAACAGCTTCAGCCATGTACAAGTTGGCCACTCCAGCTCGTTACACAGTTACACTTGGTGGAACATCAATAGCCATCCGGATACTTGTCAAGCGGGGTCTCATAAAACCTATGCCAACGGGAGGCCAGCTGCGGCAGATGCTGCGAGACAAGATGAAGCCCCAGTGA